In Mangifera indica cultivar Alphonso chromosome 1, CATAS_Mindica_2.1, whole genome shotgun sequence, a single genomic region encodes these proteins:
- the LOC123194888 gene encoding RING-H2 finger protein ATL52-like, with product MAFPLRKLLFKPTLDLSVHGNPVVLCCCEYGNEQRCVVSDLKNCPNYIKCFILPPSPPLPRRLPPATPPPPHDPNTGLRESAIAALAILACVIIAVLFFCILCALGRALYLRRSRSRGRRDPPIIFDTQEDFFDEDLGPQVHHHIWHITTVGLPQSVIDSIAVFKYKNEDGLIDGTECSVCLNEFQEDESLRLLPKCSHAFHMPCIDTWLTSHKNCPLCRAPIMSGAVVAQGSESGSSSSGLDSRNENVVENLGDYSGDGSIDVGQGETSDNSGTISSDEDASENSNKDLPLNIRNNEFDARVLSDLTENSRVVEDDLQPMRRSISLDSSSAAMIYNDVAGDVVQNKQNSGLNTRIVNAKNLKLKSVSRRISGTSGISKLMKSYSIGMGSSLQKGSISMKRSGSSGGKSSSSRHGRRHSILSL from the coding sequence ATGGCTTTCCCTCttagaaaattgttatttaaaccAACTCTTGATCTTAGTGTCCACGGCAATCCTGTTGTCTTATGTTGTTGTGAATATGGTAATGAGCAAAGGTGTGTCGTTTCAGATCTTAAGAACTGCCCAAATTATATTAAGTGCTTTATTTTGCCTCCTTCTCCTCCGCTGCCACGAAGGCTTCCACCGGCGACTCCGCCTCCGCCACATGATCCCAACACAGGCCTTAGAGAATCAGCCATAGCCGCTCTCGCTATCTTGGCTTGTGTTATAATTGCTGTActttttttttgtattctttGTGCACTTGGAAGAGCTTTATACTTGAGGAGGAGCAGATCTAGAGGAAGAAGAGACCCCCCAATAATTTTTGATACACAGGAAGATTTTTTTGATGAAGATCTGGGACCTCAAGTGCATCATCATATTTGGCACATCACGACGGTTGGTTTACCGCAATCCGTAATCGATTCTATTGCagtttttaagtataaaaatgaaGATGGGTTAATTGATGGAACAGAGTGCTCTGTTTGTTTGAATGAGTTTCAAGAAGATGAGAGTCTTAGGTTGTTACCAAAGTGTAGCCATGCCTTTCACATGCCTTGCATTGACACTTGGTTAACGTCACACAAGAATTGCCCTTTGTGCCGCGCTCCTATAATGTCCGGTGCAGTTGTTGCTCAAGGCAGCGAATCTGGGTCGAGTTCTAGCGGATTAGATTCGAGAAATGAAAATGTGGTGGAGAATTTGGGCGATTATAGTGGTGATGGAAGTATTGATGTGGGACAAGGTGAGACTAGTGATAATAGTGGTACAATATCGAGTGATGAAGATGCATCTGAAAATTCTAACAAGGATTTGCCTCTGAATATCAGAAATAATGAATTTGATGCTCGGGTACTTAGCGATTTGACTGAAAATAGTCGTGTGGTTGAAGACGATTTGCAACCAATGAGGAGGTCAATTTCTCTGGATTCATCTTCCGCCGCGATGATTTACAATGATGTGGCTGGTGATGTTgttcaaaataagcaaaattctGGTCTAAACACTCGGATAGTGAACGCCAAGAACTTGAAATTGAAGAGTGTATCAAGACGGATCAGTGGAACTTCAGGCATATCCAAATTGATGAAGAGTTATTCGATTGGTATGGGTTCGTCATTGCAGAAGGGGTCGATTTCGATGAAAAGGTCAGGGTCATCTGGTGGAAAATCTTCATCATCAAGACATGGTAGACGCCACTCAATCCTTTCACTATGA